In Thauera aromatica K172, one DNA window encodes the following:
- a CDS encoding YihY/virulence factor BrkB family protein, translating into MVKYWYGVLRASLRVWLDAQVFMHAAALAFFTVFSVAPVMIVAVTVVGLVLGESAAEGRIAEQLQAAIGPGAAAAVQTAVENSRIEHSGLLPSLAGIGAMLFGATTVFSQMQNSLNAIWGVAPRPTRSSFFIYLKTRLLSLAVVLAIGFVLLVSLTLSVLVRAVVAFAQDWLPVPAPLVLGLDWGISLAVVTLLFATIFRVLPDVVLGWRDVLLGAFVTALLFAIGRALIALYLSTTATASTYGAAGSLVLLLLWVNYSSLILLFGAAFTRAHMQVRGCRLRPRPAAVCVHRQLVED; encoded by the coding sequence ATCGTGAAATACTGGTACGGCGTCCTGCGCGCATCCTTGCGCGTGTGGCTCGATGCGCAGGTCTTCATGCATGCTGCGGCGCTTGCCTTTTTTACCGTGTTCTCGGTGGCGCCGGTGATGATCGTCGCCGTCACCGTGGTCGGACTGGTGCTGGGCGAAAGCGCGGCGGAAGGGCGGATCGCCGAGCAGCTGCAGGCCGCGATCGGTCCCGGTGCTGCCGCCGCGGTCCAGACCGCGGTCGAAAATAGCCGCATCGAGCACAGCGGGTTGCTGCCGAGCCTGGCTGGCATCGGGGCGATGCTGTTCGGTGCCACCACGGTATTCTCGCAGATGCAGAATTCGCTCAATGCGATCTGGGGAGTTGCGCCCCGGCCAACCCGCAGCAGTTTTTTCATCTACCTGAAAACCCGCCTGCTGTCGCTTGCGGTGGTGCTGGCGATCGGTTTCGTGCTGCTGGTCTCGCTCACCTTGAGCGTGCTGGTCCGGGCCGTGGTGGCGTTCGCGCAGGACTGGCTGCCGGTGCCCGCGCCTCTGGTGCTGGGCTTGGACTGGGGGATCTCGCTGGCGGTGGTGACCTTGCTGTTCGCGACGATTTTTCGCGTTCTGCCCGATGTCGTCCTCGGATGGCGCGACGTGCTGCTCGGTGCCTTCGTCACGGCACTGCTGTTTGCGATCGGCCGGGCCCTGATCGCGCTCTATCTGTCGACCACCGCCACCGCATCCACTTACGGTGCAGCCGGCTCGCTGGTGCTGCTGCTGCTGTGGGTGAATTACTCTTCCTTGATCCTGTTGTTCGGCGCCGCGTTCACGCGGGCGCACATGCAGGTGCGCGGCTGCAGATTGCGCCCGCGCCCGGCCGCGGTGTGCGTCCACCGCCAGCTCGTTGAAGACTGA